A portion of the Rissa tridactyla isolate bRisTri1 chromosome 19, bRisTri1.patW.cur.20221130, whole genome shotgun sequence genome contains these proteins:
- the ATP5MC1 gene encoding ATP synthase F(0) complex subunit C1, mitochondrial isoform X1 has protein sequence MGSADVVPACRAPCGAAANERGGRGGDTARLIKMQAPLALLGSPALFRCCSRALARPVSVSVFSRPEVQTVQPAGISPPQLTRREFQTSAVSRDIDTAAKFIGAGAATVGVAGSGAGIGTVFGSLIIGYARNPSLKQQLFSYAILGFALSEAMGLFCLMVAFLILFAM, from the exons ATGGGGAGCGCGGATGTTGTCCCGGCGTGCCGCGCGCCGTGCGGGGCGGCAGCCAATGAGCGCGGAGGacgcgggggggacacggcaag ATTAATCAAAATGCAGGCTCCTCTGGCTCTCCTCGGCTCCCCAGCTCTG TTCCGGTgctgttccagggctctggccAGACCAGTTTCAGTGTCTGTTTTCAGCAGGCCTGAGGTGCAGACTGTACAG CCAGCTGGCATTTCCCCTCCACAGCTGACCCGCCGCGAGTTCCAGACCAGTGCTGTTTCCAGGGATATTGACACTGCTGCTAAGTTCATTGGTGCCGGCGCTGCCACAGTCGGTGTGGCTGGTTCAGGAGCGGGTATTGGGACGGTGTTTGGCAGCTTGATCATTGGCTATGCCAG GAATCCATCTCTcaagcagcagctcttctccTATGCCATCCTGGGCTTCGCCCTGTCTGAGGCCATGGGGCTCTTCTGTTTGATGGTGGCATTCCTTATCCTCTTTGCTATGTGA
- the GIP gene encoding gastric inhibitory polypeptide: MMSFKVLSLLLASLGFVLMEENISGVSVRTPSARPVQRRYSEATLASDYSRTMDNMLKKNFVEWLLARREKKSDNIIEPYKRDAEPQASAATGQRLDLGTQEAKEFFAWLLKAKTNPSFASLEGSEGLKDVLNQEFLTWLMSTDLCRPT; encoded by the exons ATGATGTCTTTCAAagttctctctctgctcctcGCTTCTCTGGGCTTTGTTTTGATGGAAGAAAACATCTCGGG CGTAAGCGTAAGGACTCCCAGTGCCAGACCAGTGCAAAGACGCTACTCTGAGGCCACCCTGGCGAGCGACTACAGCCGCACGATGGACAACATGCTGAAGAAGAACTTCGTGGAATGGTTGCTAGCCAGACGGGAGAAGAAAAGCGA CAACATCATCGAGCCGTACAAGAGGGATGCTGAGCCCCAAGCATCAGCCGCGACCGGCCAAAGGTTGGACCTGGGCACCCAGGAAGCCAAAGAATTCTTCGCCTGGCTTCTGAAAGCCAAGACAAATCCGAG TTTTGCTTCTCTGGAAGGTTCGGAAGGTTTGAAGGATGTTTTGAACCAGGAGTTTCTGACTTGGCTGATGTCGACTGATCTCTGCAGACCAACGTGA
- the ATP5MC1 gene encoding ATP synthase F(0) complex subunit C1, mitochondrial isoform X2, whose product MQAPLALLGSPALFRCCSRALARPVSVSVFSRPEVQTVQPAGISPPQLTRREFQTSAVSRDIDTAAKFIGAGAATVGVAGSGAGIGTVFGSLIIGYARNPSLKQQLFSYAILGFALSEAMGLFCLMVAFLILFAM is encoded by the exons ATGCAGGCTCCTCTGGCTCTCCTCGGCTCCCCAGCTCTG TTCCGGTgctgttccagggctctggccAGACCAGTTTCAGTGTCTGTTTTCAGCAGGCCTGAGGTGCAGACTGTACAG CCAGCTGGCATTTCCCCTCCACAGCTGACCCGCCGCGAGTTCCAGACCAGTGCTGTTTCCAGGGATATTGACACTGCTGCTAAGTTCATTGGTGCCGGCGCTGCCACAGTCGGTGTGGCTGGTTCAGGAGCGGGTATTGGGACGGTGTTTGGCAGCTTGATCATTGGCTATGCCAG GAATCCATCTCTcaagcagcagctcttctccTATGCCATCCTGGGCTTCGCCCTGTCTGAGGCCATGGGGCTCTTCTGTTTGATGGTGGCATTCCTTATCCTCTTTGCTATGTGA
- the CALCOCO2 gene encoding calcium-binding and coiled-coil domain-containing protein 2 isoform X2, with protein MMKTSTMDETSDEPPTSAVLLDNCHFSQVIFNNVDKFYVPGGDITCYYTLTQNIVPRGKDWVGIFRVGWKTTREYYTFMWAPLPSDARSDTAVKQQIQFKGSLCLSEAYYLPKDDEYYQFCYVDQDGVVRGASVPFQFRAETEDDILVVTTQGEVEEIELQNKNLHKENEELKASCASLKKQNIDLQKELNKMQELQNSLESLRSNTEKLELELNSLKKENKQLKELDDCREAELHQLKEQIQDVTSDKERLETRLKTALDHMDQLQSQVLNYEKEMENLSLMDRDKTEQLESLKEENRQLRAIGTQQQQNQDLMKELEEQKRLFQILQAKKNEANEENQKQREDELLRHLAQAEEVSSFSVASQAQAPIPSPEVGGLLFGNPYSAAGAKLGAGAADLVSIRKCPMCDEVFPEDSETSQYEAHVQSHLLECPLCNEAFEKSNKQVFDDHIFCHRLE; from the exons ATGATGAAG ACTTCCACGATGGATGAGACCTCAGATGAGCCTCCCACTTCTGCCGTCCTCTTAGACAACTGCCACTTCTCCCAGGTCATCTTTAACAATGTGGACAAGTTTTATGTTCCCGGAGGAGACATAACCTGTTATTACACCCTCACACAGAACATCGTTCCTCGCGGGAAGGACTGGGTGGGCATCTTCCGG GTGGGATGGAAAACAACCCGGGAATATTACACGTTCATGTGGGCTCCTCTACCCAGTGATGCCCGCAGTGATACCGCTGTGAAGCAACAGATCCAGTTTAAAG GGTCGTTATGTTTGTCTGAAGCTTACTACCTGCCAAAAGATGATGAATACTACCAGTTCTGCTACGTTGACCAGGATGGCGTGGTCCGGGGGGCCAGCGTGCCTTTCCAGTTCAGAGCAGAGACTGAGGATGATATCCTGGTGGTTACCACACAG GGAGAAGTGGAGGAGATTGaactacaaaacaaaaatctgcataAAGAAAACGAGGAGCTGAAAGCAAGCTGTGCAAGTCTCAAGAAACAAAACATCGATCTGCAGAAAGAGCTCAACAAGATGCAg GAGCTGCAGAATAGTTTAGAGTCTCTAAGGAGCAACACAGAGAAACTGGAACTGGAGCTGAATTCcctgaagaaggaaaataaacaactaAAGGAGCTGGAtgactgcagagaagcagaactgCACCA ACTCAAAGAACAAATTCAGGATGTGACCTCTGACAAGGAACGCCTGGAAACCAGACTGAAAACAGCACTGGATCACATGGACCAGCTGCAG TCTCAAGTGTTGAATtatgagaaagaaatggaaaacctGTCTCTCATGGACCGGGACAAGACAGAGCAGCTTGAAAGTTTGAAGGAAGAGAATCGCCAGTTACGCGCGATTGGAACTCAACAG CAACAAAACCAGGACTTAATGAAAGAACTTGAGGAGCAGAAGCGTTTGTTTCAGATTCTGCAGGCAAAAAAGAATGAAGCTAATGAGGAAAATCAG AAACAGAGGGAAGATGAACTCCTGAGGCATCTCGCACAGGCTGAAGaggtttcttccttctctgttgctTCACAAGCTCAAGCTCCAATTCCAAGTCCAGAAGTAGGAGGCCTTCTGTTTGGAAATCCGTACTCTG CTGCGGGAGCAAAGCtgggggcaggagctgcagacTTA GTTTCTATAAGGAAATGCCCCATGTGCGATGAAGTATTTCCTGAAGACAGTGAAACAAGTCAATATGAGGCCCATGTGCAGAGCCATCTCCTGGAGTGCCCACTCTGCAATGAGGCCTTTGAAAAGTCCAATAAGCAGGTGTTTGATGACCATATTTTTTGTCACAGGCTGGAATAA
- the CALCOCO2 gene encoding calcium-binding and coiled-coil domain-containing protein 2 isoform X1, which translates to MGAELSKTSTMDETSDEPPTSAVLLDNCHFSQVIFNNVDKFYVPGGDITCYYTLTQNIVPRGKDWVGIFRVGWKTTREYYTFMWAPLPSDARSDTAVKQQIQFKGSLCLSEAYYLPKDDEYYQFCYVDQDGVVRGASVPFQFRAETEDDILVVTTQGEVEEIELQNKNLHKENEELKASCASLKKQNIDLQKELNKMQELQNSLESLRSNTEKLELELNSLKKENKQLKELDDCREAELHQLKEQIQDVTSDKERLETRLKTALDHMDQLQSQVLNYEKEMENLSLMDRDKTEQLESLKEENRQLRAIGTQQQQNQDLMKELEEQKRLFQILQAKKNEANEENQKQREDELLRHLAQAEEVSSFSVASQAQAPIPSPEVGGLLFGNPYSAAGAKLGAGAADLVSIRKCPMCDEVFPEDSETSQYEAHVQSHLLECPLCNEAFEKSNKQVFDDHIFCHRLE; encoded by the exons ATGGGAGCTGAGCTTAGCAAG ACTTCCACGATGGATGAGACCTCAGATGAGCCTCCCACTTCTGCCGTCCTCTTAGACAACTGCCACTTCTCCCAGGTCATCTTTAACAATGTGGACAAGTTTTATGTTCCCGGAGGAGACATAACCTGTTATTACACCCTCACACAGAACATCGTTCCTCGCGGGAAGGACTGGGTGGGCATCTTCCGG GTGGGATGGAAAACAACCCGGGAATATTACACGTTCATGTGGGCTCCTCTACCCAGTGATGCCCGCAGTGATACCGCTGTGAAGCAACAGATCCAGTTTAAAG GGTCGTTATGTTTGTCTGAAGCTTACTACCTGCCAAAAGATGATGAATACTACCAGTTCTGCTACGTTGACCAGGATGGCGTGGTCCGGGGGGCCAGCGTGCCTTTCCAGTTCAGAGCAGAGACTGAGGATGATATCCTGGTGGTTACCACACAG GGAGAAGTGGAGGAGATTGaactacaaaacaaaaatctgcataAAGAAAACGAGGAGCTGAAAGCAAGCTGTGCAAGTCTCAAGAAACAAAACATCGATCTGCAGAAAGAGCTCAACAAGATGCAg GAGCTGCAGAATAGTTTAGAGTCTCTAAGGAGCAACACAGAGAAACTGGAACTGGAGCTGAATTCcctgaagaaggaaaataaacaactaAAGGAGCTGGAtgactgcagagaagcagaactgCACCA ACTCAAAGAACAAATTCAGGATGTGACCTCTGACAAGGAACGCCTGGAAACCAGACTGAAAACAGCACTGGATCACATGGACCAGCTGCAG TCTCAAGTGTTGAATtatgagaaagaaatggaaaacctGTCTCTCATGGACCGGGACAAGACAGAGCAGCTTGAAAGTTTGAAGGAAGAGAATCGCCAGTTACGCGCGATTGGAACTCAACAG CAACAAAACCAGGACTTAATGAAAGAACTTGAGGAGCAGAAGCGTTTGTTTCAGATTCTGCAGGCAAAAAAGAATGAAGCTAATGAGGAAAATCAG AAACAGAGGGAAGATGAACTCCTGAGGCATCTCGCACAGGCTGAAGaggtttcttccttctctgttgctTCACAAGCTCAAGCTCCAATTCCAAGTCCAGAAGTAGGAGGCCTTCTGTTTGGAAATCCGTACTCTG CTGCGGGAGCAAAGCtgggggcaggagctgcagacTTA GTTTCTATAAGGAAATGCCCCATGTGCGATGAAGTATTTCCTGAAGACAGTGAAACAAGTCAATATGAGGCCCATGTGCAGAGCCATCTCCTGGAGTGCCCACTCTGCAATGAGGCCTTTGAAAAGTCCAATAAGCAGGTGTTTGATGACCATATTTTTTGTCACAGGCTGGAATAA
- the CALCOCO2 gene encoding calcium-binding and coiled-coil domain-containing protein 2 isoform X3 has product MGAELSKTSTMDETSDEPPTSAVLLDNCHFSQVIFNNVDKFYVPGGDITCYYTLTQNIVPRGKDWVGIFRVGWKTTREYYTFMWAPLPSDARSDTAVKQQIQFKAYYLPKDDEYYQFCYVDQDGVVRGASVPFQFRAETEDDILVVTTQGEVEEIELQNKNLHKENEELKASCASLKKQNIDLQKELNKMQELQNSLESLRSNTEKLELELNSLKKENKQLKELDDCREAELHQLKEQIQDVTSDKERLETRLKTALDHMDQLQSQVLNYEKEMENLSLMDRDKTEQLESLKEENRQLRAIGTQQQQNQDLMKELEEQKRLFQILQAKKNEANEENQKQREDELLRHLAQAEEVSSFSVASQAQAPIPSPEVGGLLFGNPYSAAGAKLGAGAADLVSIRKCPMCDEVFPEDSETSQYEAHVQSHLLECPLCNEAFEKSNKQVFDDHIFCHRLE; this is encoded by the exons ATGGGAGCTGAGCTTAGCAAG ACTTCCACGATGGATGAGACCTCAGATGAGCCTCCCACTTCTGCCGTCCTCTTAGACAACTGCCACTTCTCCCAGGTCATCTTTAACAATGTGGACAAGTTTTATGTTCCCGGAGGAGACATAACCTGTTATTACACCCTCACACAGAACATCGTTCCTCGCGGGAAGGACTGGGTGGGCATCTTCCGG GTGGGATGGAAAACAACCCGGGAATATTACACGTTCATGTGGGCTCCTCTACCCAGTGATGCCCGCAGTGATACCGCTGTGAAGCAACAGATCCAGTTTAAAG CTTACTACCTGCCAAAAGATGATGAATACTACCAGTTCTGCTACGTTGACCAGGATGGCGTGGTCCGGGGGGCCAGCGTGCCTTTCCAGTTCAGAGCAGAGACTGAGGATGATATCCTGGTGGTTACCACACAG GGAGAAGTGGAGGAGATTGaactacaaaacaaaaatctgcataAAGAAAACGAGGAGCTGAAAGCAAGCTGTGCAAGTCTCAAGAAACAAAACATCGATCTGCAGAAAGAGCTCAACAAGATGCAg GAGCTGCAGAATAGTTTAGAGTCTCTAAGGAGCAACACAGAGAAACTGGAACTGGAGCTGAATTCcctgaagaaggaaaataaacaactaAAGGAGCTGGAtgactgcagagaagcagaactgCACCA ACTCAAAGAACAAATTCAGGATGTGACCTCTGACAAGGAACGCCTGGAAACCAGACTGAAAACAGCACTGGATCACATGGACCAGCTGCAG TCTCAAGTGTTGAATtatgagaaagaaatggaaaacctGTCTCTCATGGACCGGGACAAGACAGAGCAGCTTGAAAGTTTGAAGGAAGAGAATCGCCAGTTACGCGCGATTGGAACTCAACAG CAACAAAACCAGGACTTAATGAAAGAACTTGAGGAGCAGAAGCGTTTGTTTCAGATTCTGCAGGCAAAAAAGAATGAAGCTAATGAGGAAAATCAG AAACAGAGGGAAGATGAACTCCTGAGGCATCTCGCACAGGCTGAAGaggtttcttccttctctgttgctTCACAAGCTCAAGCTCCAATTCCAAGTCCAGAAGTAGGAGGCCTTCTGTTTGGAAATCCGTACTCTG CTGCGGGAGCAAAGCtgggggcaggagctgcagacTTA GTTTCTATAAGGAAATGCCCCATGTGCGATGAAGTATTTCCTGAAGACAGTGAAACAAGTCAATATGAGGCCCATGTGCAGAGCCATCTCCTGGAGTGCCCACTCTGCAATGAGGCCTTTGAAAAGTCCAATAAGCAGGTGTTTGATGACCATATTTTTTGTCACAGGCTGGAATAA
- the CALCOCO2 gene encoding calcium-binding and coiled-coil domain-containing protein 2 isoform X4, which translates to MDETSDEPPTSAVLLDNCHFSQVIFNNVDKFYVPGGDITCYYTLTQNIVPRGKDWVGIFRVGWKTTREYYTFMWAPLPSDARSDTAVKQQIQFKGSLCLSEAYYLPKDDEYYQFCYVDQDGVVRGASVPFQFRAETEDDILVVTTQGEVEEIELQNKNLHKENEELKASCASLKKQNIDLQKELNKMQELQNSLESLRSNTEKLELELNSLKKENKQLKELDDCREAELHQLKEQIQDVTSDKERLETRLKTALDHMDQLQSQVLNYEKEMENLSLMDRDKTEQLESLKEENRQLRAIGTQQQQNQDLMKELEEQKRLFQILQAKKNEANEENQKQREDELLRHLAQAEEVSSFSVASQAQAPIPSPEVGGLLFGNPYSAAGAKLGAGAADLVSIRKCPMCDEVFPEDSETSQYEAHVQSHLLECPLCNEAFEKSNKQVFDDHIFCHRLE; encoded by the exons ATGGATGAGACCTCAGATGAGCCTCCCACTTCTGCCGTCCTCTTAGACAACTGCCACTTCTCCCAGGTCATCTTTAACAATGTGGACAAGTTTTATGTTCCCGGAGGAGACATAACCTGTTATTACACCCTCACACAGAACATCGTTCCTCGCGGGAAGGACTGGGTGGGCATCTTCCGG GTGGGATGGAAAACAACCCGGGAATATTACACGTTCATGTGGGCTCCTCTACCCAGTGATGCCCGCAGTGATACCGCTGTGAAGCAACAGATCCAGTTTAAAG GGTCGTTATGTTTGTCTGAAGCTTACTACCTGCCAAAAGATGATGAATACTACCAGTTCTGCTACGTTGACCAGGATGGCGTGGTCCGGGGGGCCAGCGTGCCTTTCCAGTTCAGAGCAGAGACTGAGGATGATATCCTGGTGGTTACCACACAG GGAGAAGTGGAGGAGATTGaactacaaaacaaaaatctgcataAAGAAAACGAGGAGCTGAAAGCAAGCTGTGCAAGTCTCAAGAAACAAAACATCGATCTGCAGAAAGAGCTCAACAAGATGCAg GAGCTGCAGAATAGTTTAGAGTCTCTAAGGAGCAACACAGAGAAACTGGAACTGGAGCTGAATTCcctgaagaaggaaaataaacaactaAAGGAGCTGGAtgactgcagagaagcagaactgCACCA ACTCAAAGAACAAATTCAGGATGTGACCTCTGACAAGGAACGCCTGGAAACCAGACTGAAAACAGCACTGGATCACATGGACCAGCTGCAG TCTCAAGTGTTGAATtatgagaaagaaatggaaaacctGTCTCTCATGGACCGGGACAAGACAGAGCAGCTTGAAAGTTTGAAGGAAGAGAATCGCCAGTTACGCGCGATTGGAACTCAACAG CAACAAAACCAGGACTTAATGAAAGAACTTGAGGAGCAGAAGCGTTTGTTTCAGATTCTGCAGGCAAAAAAGAATGAAGCTAATGAGGAAAATCAG AAACAGAGGGAAGATGAACTCCTGAGGCATCTCGCACAGGCTGAAGaggtttcttccttctctgttgctTCACAAGCTCAAGCTCCAATTCCAAGTCCAGAAGTAGGAGGCCTTCTGTTTGGAAATCCGTACTCTG CTGCGGGAGCAAAGCtgggggcaggagctgcagacTTA GTTTCTATAAGGAAATGCCCCATGTGCGATGAAGTATTTCCTGAAGACAGTGAAACAAGTCAATATGAGGCCCATGTGCAGAGCCATCTCCTGGAGTGCCCACTCTGCAATGAGGCCTTTGAAAAGTCCAATAAGCAGGTGTTTGATGACCATATTTTTTGTCACAGGCTGGAATAA
- the CALCOCO2 gene encoding calcium-binding and coiled-coil domain-containing protein 2 isoform X5 — MDETSDEPPTSAVLLDNCHFSQVIFNNVDKFYVPGGDITCYYTLTQNIVPRGKDWVGIFRVGWKTTREYYTFMWAPLPSDARSDTAVKQQIQFKAYYLPKDDEYYQFCYVDQDGVVRGASVPFQFRAETEDDILVVTTQGEVEEIELQNKNLHKENEELKASCASLKKQNIDLQKELNKMQELQNSLESLRSNTEKLELELNSLKKENKQLKELDDCREAELHQLKEQIQDVTSDKERLETRLKTALDHMDQLQSQVLNYEKEMENLSLMDRDKTEQLESLKEENRQLRAIGTQQQQNQDLMKELEEQKRLFQILQAKKNEANEENQKQREDELLRHLAQAEEVSSFSVASQAQAPIPSPEVGGLLFGNPYSAAGAKLGAGAADLVSIRKCPMCDEVFPEDSETSQYEAHVQSHLLECPLCNEAFEKSNKQVFDDHIFCHRLE; from the exons ATGGATGAGACCTCAGATGAGCCTCCCACTTCTGCCGTCCTCTTAGACAACTGCCACTTCTCCCAGGTCATCTTTAACAATGTGGACAAGTTTTATGTTCCCGGAGGAGACATAACCTGTTATTACACCCTCACACAGAACATCGTTCCTCGCGGGAAGGACTGGGTGGGCATCTTCCGG GTGGGATGGAAAACAACCCGGGAATATTACACGTTCATGTGGGCTCCTCTACCCAGTGATGCCCGCAGTGATACCGCTGTGAAGCAACAGATCCAGTTTAAAG CTTACTACCTGCCAAAAGATGATGAATACTACCAGTTCTGCTACGTTGACCAGGATGGCGTGGTCCGGGGGGCCAGCGTGCCTTTCCAGTTCAGAGCAGAGACTGAGGATGATATCCTGGTGGTTACCACACAG GGAGAAGTGGAGGAGATTGaactacaaaacaaaaatctgcataAAGAAAACGAGGAGCTGAAAGCAAGCTGTGCAAGTCTCAAGAAACAAAACATCGATCTGCAGAAAGAGCTCAACAAGATGCAg GAGCTGCAGAATAGTTTAGAGTCTCTAAGGAGCAACACAGAGAAACTGGAACTGGAGCTGAATTCcctgaagaaggaaaataaacaactaAAGGAGCTGGAtgactgcagagaagcagaactgCACCA ACTCAAAGAACAAATTCAGGATGTGACCTCTGACAAGGAACGCCTGGAAACCAGACTGAAAACAGCACTGGATCACATGGACCAGCTGCAG TCTCAAGTGTTGAATtatgagaaagaaatggaaaacctGTCTCTCATGGACCGGGACAAGACAGAGCAGCTTGAAAGTTTGAAGGAAGAGAATCGCCAGTTACGCGCGATTGGAACTCAACAG CAACAAAACCAGGACTTAATGAAAGAACTTGAGGAGCAGAAGCGTTTGTTTCAGATTCTGCAGGCAAAAAAGAATGAAGCTAATGAGGAAAATCAG AAACAGAGGGAAGATGAACTCCTGAGGCATCTCGCACAGGCTGAAGaggtttcttccttctctgttgctTCACAAGCTCAAGCTCCAATTCCAAGTCCAGAAGTAGGAGGCCTTCTGTTTGGAAATCCGTACTCTG CTGCGGGAGCAAAGCtgggggcaggagctgcagacTTA GTTTCTATAAGGAAATGCCCCATGTGCGATGAAGTATTTCCTGAAGACAGTGAAACAAGTCAATATGAGGCCCATGTGCAGAGCCATCTCCTGGAGTGCCCACTCTGCAATGAGGCCTTTGAAAAGTCCAATAAGCAGGTGTTTGATGACCATATTTTTTGTCACAGGCTGGAATAA
- the SNF8 gene encoding vacuolar-sorting protein SNF8, translated as MHRRGVGAGAIAKKKLAEAKYKERGTVLAEDQLAQMSKQLDMFKTNLEEFASKHKQEIRKNPEFRVQFQDMCATIGVDPLASGKGFWSEMLGVGDFYYELGVQIIEVCLALKHRNGGLITLEELHQQVLKGRGKFAQDVSQDDLLRAIKKLKVLGNGFGIIPVGGTYLIQSVPAELNMDHTVVLQLAEKKGYVTVNEIRSSLKWETERAKQVLEHLLKEGMAWLDTQAAGEPQYWLPALFTELYSQEITPEEAKEAIP; from the exons ATGCACCGGCGGGGGGTGGGCGCGGGCGCCATCGCCAAGAAGAAGTTGGCGGAG GCGAAGTACAAGGAGCGAGGGACGGTCCTGGCTGAAGACCAGCTGGCCCAG ATGTCTAAGCAGCTGGACATGTTTAAGACCAACTTAGAAGAGTTTGCCAGCAAACACAAGCAAGAGATCCGTAAAAACCCCGAGTTCCGGGTCCAGTTCCAGGACATGTGTGCCACCATCGGAGTGGATCCTCTGGCAT CCGGTAAAGGATTCTGGTCAGAGATGCTGGGAGTTGGAGACTTTTACTATGAACTGGGTGTGCAGATCATTGAAGTTTGCCTGGCTCTGAAACACAGGAATGGAG GTCTGATAACACTGGAAGAACTTCATCAGCAAGTgctgaagggaagggggaagttTGCTCAGGATGTCAGCCA GGATGATCTCCTTCGTGCAATCAAGAAACTGAAGGTCTTGGGGAACGGCTTTGGGATTATCCCTGTTGGTGGAACGTATCTGATCCAGTCTGTACCGGCCGAACTGAACATGGATCACACTGTCGTCTTGCAGCTGGCAGAG aAAAAGGGCTATGTAACAGTGAATGAGATCAGATCCAGTCTGAAGTGGGAGACGGAACGTGCCAAGCAAGTGCTG GAACACTTGCTGAAGGAAGGAATGGCCTGGCTGGATACGCAGGCAGCAGGAGAACCTCAGTACTGGCTGCCTGCTCTCTTTACAGAGCTGTACTCTCAGGAAATCACTCCAGAGGAAGCCAAGGAGGCAATACCTTGA
- the UBE2Z gene encoding ubiquitin-conjugating enzyme E2 Z — translation MAESPAAEEAAPAAVLAAAAAGSGSASAGAGGGAGSPGVFIPAELWAAAGFGAATPGGGVAPGSGGAPIAAAAAAAGAALLTHSAFWDPTVSGDWDSERPSPACLLRIKRDIMSIYKEPPPGMFVVPDPHDMTKIHALITGPFDTPYEGGFFLFLFRCPPDYPIHPPRVKLMTTGNNTVRFNPNFYRNGKVCLSILGTWTGPAWSPAQSISSVLISIQSLMTENPYHNEPGFEQERHPGDSKNYNECIRHETIRVAVCDMLEGKCPCPEPLRGVMEKSFMEYYDFYEGVCKERLYLQGQTMQDPFGEKRGHFDYQSLLVRLQGIRQKVQEKHQQENTEIDSESSSSETETDTQGCSKA, via the exons ATGGCGGAGAGTCCGGCGGCCGAGGAGGCGGCCCCGGCCGcggtgctggcggcggcggcggcgggcagcggcagcgcctcggccggcgcgggcggcggcgcggggagccCCGGCGTCTTCATCCCTGCCGAGCTGTGGGCGGCGGCGGGCTTCGGCGCTGCGACGCCGGGCGGCGGCGTcgccccggggagcggcggggcccccatcgcggcggcggcggcggcggcgggggccgcgctcCTCACGCATTCCGCTTTCTGGGACCCCACGGTCAGCGGCGACTGGGACAGCGAGCGGCCCAGCCCGGCCTGTCTCCTGCGGATCAAACG GGATATCATGTCCATTTACAAGGAACCGCCCCCGGGAATGTTTGTTGTGCCTGATCCCCATGACATGACCAAG attcaTGCATTGATCACAGGCCCATTTGACACGCCTTATGAAGGGGGTTTCTTCTTGTTCCTGTTTCGCTGTCCTCCAGATTATCCCATCCACCCACCAAGGGTCAAACTGATGACAACGGGAAATAACACAGTGAGGTTTAACCCCAACTTCTACCGCAATGGGAAAGTCTGCCTGAGTATTCTAGG CACTTGGACCGGGCCCGCATGGAGCCCAGCACAGAGTATCTCCTCAGTCCTCATCTCCATCCAGTCCCTGATGACCGAGAACCCCTATCACAACGAGCCCGGCTTTGAGCAG GAGcggcaccctggggacagcaaGAACTATAACGAGTGCATTCGGCATGAGACCATCCGAGTAGCAGTGTGCGACATGCTGGAAGGAAAGTGTCCCTGTCCTGAGCCGTTACG GGGCGTAATGGAGAAATCCTTCATGGAATACTACGACTTCTACGAAGGGGTGTGTAAAGAGAGGCTTTATCTCCAAGGACAGACAATGCAG GATCCTTTTGGTGAAAAACGAGGCCACTTTGACTACCAGTCCCTATTAGTGCGTTTGCAAGGAATTCGGCAGAAGGTGCAAGAGAAACACCAGCAGGAGAATACAGAAATAGACTCTGAGAGCAGCTCCTCCGAGACAGAGACGGACACTCAAGGTTGCTCTAAAGCTTAG